A part of Xenopus tropicalis strain Nigerian chromosome 4, UCB_Xtro_10.0, whole genome shotgun sequence genomic DNA contains:
- the tmcc1 gene encoding transmembrane and coiled-coil domains protein 1 isoform X2, with product MIPHWDIVGACSRTDGAALSGRVVILGRVASHPDVMEASSSTETLDRLEGGNLSQASSMVSSGADGMLSTDAVDGTPDPQRTKAAILQLQQKILKLTEQIKIEQTARDDNVAEYLKLANNADRQQGARIKQVFEKKNQKSSQNILQLQKKLEHYRRKLREVEQNGIARQPKDVFRDMHQGLKDVGARVTGFSEGVVDSVRGGLSSISQATHSAAGAVVSKPREIASLLRNRFGSSDNIASLDDPSILSTLQGDDLAPGKGLGNMLQASPKYGSEEDCSSATSGSFGANSTSGGQGGGGGGAGSSRTNTLDTQALTGFDVVLHEIQEIREAQGQLEESLEGLKSQYQRDYSYILQSLQEERFRCERLEEQLNDLTELHQNEILNLKQELASMEEKIAYQSYERARDIQEALEACQTRISKMELQQQQQQVVQLEGLENATARNLLGKLINILLALMAVVLVFVSTVANCVVPLLKTRGRTIGTLLLVLVAAILWKHWDSFSVHLEQLLSPPR from the exons cTCGACCGGCTGGAAGGGGGCAACCTCTCCCAGGCGTCCAGCATGGTGTCCTCGGGCGCAGACGGGATGCTCAGCACTGACGCAGTTGACGGAACCCCAGATCCGCAGCGAACCAAAGCAGCCATCTTGCAGCTGCAGCAGAAGATCCTCAAACTGACGGAGCAAATCAAAATTGAGCAGACGGCGAGAGATGACAACGTAGCCGAGTACCTAAAGCTGGCCAACAATGCTGACCGGCAGCAGGGCGCCCGCATCAAGCAG GTGTTTGAGAAGAAGAACCAGAAGTCGTCGCAGAACATTCTGCAGCTGCAGAAGAAGCTGGAGCACTATCGGCGCAAGCTGCGCGAGGTGGAGCAGAATGGCATTGCGCGGCAGCCCAAGGATGTGTTCCGGGACATGCACCAGGGGCTAAAGGATGTGGGGGCGCGAGTGACAGGATTCAGCGAGGGGGTGGTGGACAGTGTCAGGGGAGGGTTGTCCAGCATCTCACAGGCCACTCATTCTGCTGCTGGCGCCGTGGTGTCCAAGCCCAGAGAAATAGCCTCTCTACTGCGCAACCGATTCGGCAGCAGTGACAACATTGCCTCCCTGGATGATCCTTCCATTCTTTCCACCCTACAGGGGGATGACTTGGCTCCTGGGAAGGGTTTGGGGAATATGCTTCAGGCCAGTCCCAAATATGGAAGTGAGGAGGACTGTTCCAGCGCAACATCAggatcttttggagcaaacagcACTAGTGGGGGGCAAGGTGGGGGCGGCGGCGGAGCAGGCAGCTCCCGGACAAACACCTTGGATACACAGGCACTGACAGGCTTCGATGTTGTGTTGCACGAAATCCAGGAAATTCGGGAAGCCCAGGGCCAGTTGGAAGAGTCTTTGGAAGGGCTGAAGAGCCAGTACCAGAGAGATTATTCCTACATCTTACAGTCCCTACAGGAGGAGAGGTTCAG GTGTGAGCGACTAGAAGAACAGCTGAATGATCTGACAGAGCTGCACCAGAACGAGATCCTCAATCTGAAGCAGGAGCTTGCCAGCATGGAGGAGAAGATTGCCTATCAGTCGTACGAGAGAGCAAGAGATATTCAG GAAGCACTGGAGGCCTGCCAGACGCGAATCTCCAAGATGGAGCtccagcagcagcaacagcaggtGGTTCAGCTGGAGGGTCTAGAAAATGCCACTGCCAGAAACTTGCTGGGCAAACTCATCAACATCCTATTGGCACTTATGGCAGTTGTACTTGTCTTTGTGTCTACTGTGGCCAACTGCGTGGTGCCCTTGCTGAAGACGCGTGGCCGGACGATTGGAACTCTGCTCCTGGTTCTGGTGGCTGCTATTCTCTGGAAACACTGGGATTCTTTCTCTGTGCACCTGGAACAACTACTGTCCCCTCCAAGATAA
- the tmcc1 gene encoding transmembrane and coiled-coil domains protein 1 isoform X6, protein MVSSGADGMLSTDAVDGTPDPQRTKAAILQLQQKILKLTEQIKIEQTARDDNVAEYLKLANNADRQQGARIKQVFEKKNQKSSQNILQLQKKLEHYRRKLREVEQNGIARQPKDVFRDMHQGLKDVGARVTGFSEGVVDSVRGGLSSISQATHSAAGAVVSKPREIASLLRNRFGSSDNIASLDDPSILSTLQGDDLAPGKGLGNMLQASPKYGSEEDCSSATSGSFGANSTSGGQGGGGGGAGSSRTNTLDTQALTGFDVVLHEIQEIREAQGQLEESLEGLKSQYQRDYSYILQSLQEERFRCERLEEQLNDLTELHQNEILNLKQELASMEEKIAYQSYERARDIQEALEACQTRISKMELQQQQQQVVQLEGLENATARNLLGKLINILLALMAVVLVFVSTVANCVVPLLKTRGRTIGTLLLVLVAAILWKHWDSFSVHLEQLLSPPR, encoded by the exons ATGGTGTCCTCGGGCGCAGACGGGATGCTCAGCACTGACGCAGTTGACGGAACCCCAGATCCGCAGCGAACCAAAGCAGCCATCTTGCAGCTGCAGCAGAAGATCCTCAAACTGACGGAGCAAATCAAAATTGAGCAGACGGCGAGAGATGACAACGTAGCCGAGTACCTAAAGCTGGCCAACAATGCTGACCGGCAGCAGGGCGCCCGCATCAAGCAG GTGTTTGAGAAGAAGAACCAGAAGTCGTCGCAGAACATTCTGCAGCTGCAGAAGAAGCTGGAGCACTATCGGCGCAAGCTGCGCGAGGTGGAGCAGAATGGCATTGCGCGGCAGCCCAAGGATGTGTTCCGGGACATGCACCAGGGGCTAAAGGATGTGGGGGCGCGAGTGACAGGATTCAGCGAGGGGGTGGTGGACAGTGTCAGGGGAGGGTTGTCCAGCATCTCACAGGCCACTCATTCTGCTGCTGGCGCCGTGGTGTCCAAGCCCAGAGAAATAGCCTCTCTACTGCGCAACCGATTCGGCAGCAGTGACAACATTGCCTCCCTGGATGATCCTTCCATTCTTTCCACCCTACAGGGGGATGACTTGGCTCCTGGGAAGGGTTTGGGGAATATGCTTCAGGCCAGTCCCAAATATGGAAGTGAGGAGGACTGTTCCAGCGCAACATCAggatcttttggagcaaacagcACTAGTGGGGGGCAAGGTGGGGGCGGCGGCGGAGCAGGCAGCTCCCGGACAAACACCTTGGATACACAGGCACTGACAGGCTTCGATGTTGTGTTGCACGAAATCCAGGAAATTCGGGAAGCCCAGGGCCAGTTGGAAGAGTCTTTGGAAGGGCTGAAGAGCCAGTACCAGAGAGATTATTCCTACATCTTACAGTCCCTACAGGAGGAGAGGTTCAG GTGTGAGCGACTAGAAGAACAGCTGAATGATCTGACAGAGCTGCACCAGAACGAGATCCTCAATCTGAAGCAGGAGCTTGCCAGCATGGAGGAGAAGATTGCCTATCAGTCGTACGAGAGAGCAAGAGATATTCAG GAAGCACTGGAGGCCTGCCAGACGCGAATCTCCAAGATGGAGCtccagcagcagcaacagcaggtGGTTCAGCTGGAGGGTCTAGAAAATGCCACTGCCAGAAACTTGCTGGGCAAACTCATCAACATCCTATTGGCACTTATGGCAGTTGTACTTGTCTTTGTGTCTACTGTGGCCAACTGCGTGGTGCCCTTGCTGAAGACGCGTGGCCGGACGATTGGAACTCTGCTCCTGGTTCTGGTGGCTGCTATTCTCTGGAAACACTGGGATTCTTTCTCTGTGCACCTGGAACAACTACTGTCCCCTCCAAGATAA
- the tmcc1 gene encoding transmembrane and coiled-coil domains protein 1 isoform X3 — MHWEQILRLRKQELDRLEGGNLSQASSMVSSGADGMLSTDAVDGTPDPQRTKAAILQLQQKILKLTEQIKIEQTARDDNVAEYLKLANNADRQQGARIKQVFEKKNQKSSQNILQLQKKLEHYRRKLREVEQNGIARQPKDVFRDMHQGLKDVGARVTGFSEGVVDSVRGGLSSISQATHSAAGAVVSKPREIASLLRNRFGSSDNIASLDDPSILSTLQGDDLAPGKGLGNMLQASPKYGSEEDCSSATSGSFGANSTSGGQGGGGGGAGSSRTNTLDTQALTGFDVVLHEIQEIREAQGQLEESLEGLKSQYQRDYSYILQSLQEERFRCERLEEQLNDLTELHQNEILNLKQELASMEEKIAYQSYERARDIQEALEACQTRISKMELQQQQQQVVQLEGLENATARNLLGKLINILLALMAVVLVFVSTVANCVVPLLKTRGRTIGTLLLVLVAAILWKHWDSFSVHLEQLLSPPR; from the exons ATGCACTGGGAGCAAATACTGAGGCTACGCAAGCAGGAG cTCGACCGGCTGGAAGGGGGCAACCTCTCCCAGGCGTCCAGCATGGTGTCCTCGGGCGCAGACGGGATGCTCAGCACTGACGCAGTTGACGGAACCCCAGATCCGCAGCGAACCAAAGCAGCCATCTTGCAGCTGCAGCAGAAGATCCTCAAACTGACGGAGCAAATCAAAATTGAGCAGACGGCGAGAGATGACAACGTAGCCGAGTACCTAAAGCTGGCCAACAATGCTGACCGGCAGCAGGGCGCCCGCATCAAGCAG GTGTTTGAGAAGAAGAACCAGAAGTCGTCGCAGAACATTCTGCAGCTGCAGAAGAAGCTGGAGCACTATCGGCGCAAGCTGCGCGAGGTGGAGCAGAATGGCATTGCGCGGCAGCCCAAGGATGTGTTCCGGGACATGCACCAGGGGCTAAAGGATGTGGGGGCGCGAGTGACAGGATTCAGCGAGGGGGTGGTGGACAGTGTCAGGGGAGGGTTGTCCAGCATCTCACAGGCCACTCATTCTGCTGCTGGCGCCGTGGTGTCCAAGCCCAGAGAAATAGCCTCTCTACTGCGCAACCGATTCGGCAGCAGTGACAACATTGCCTCCCTGGATGATCCTTCCATTCTTTCCACCCTACAGGGGGATGACTTGGCTCCTGGGAAGGGTTTGGGGAATATGCTTCAGGCCAGTCCCAAATATGGAAGTGAGGAGGACTGTTCCAGCGCAACATCAggatcttttggagcaaacagcACTAGTGGGGGGCAAGGTGGGGGCGGCGGCGGAGCAGGCAGCTCCCGGACAAACACCTTGGATACACAGGCACTGACAGGCTTCGATGTTGTGTTGCACGAAATCCAGGAAATTCGGGAAGCCCAGGGCCAGTTGGAAGAGTCTTTGGAAGGGCTGAAGAGCCAGTACCAGAGAGATTATTCCTACATCTTACAGTCCCTACAGGAGGAGAGGTTCAG GTGTGAGCGACTAGAAGAACAGCTGAATGATCTGACAGAGCTGCACCAGAACGAGATCCTCAATCTGAAGCAGGAGCTTGCCAGCATGGAGGAGAAGATTGCCTATCAGTCGTACGAGAGAGCAAGAGATATTCAG GAAGCACTGGAGGCCTGCCAGACGCGAATCTCCAAGATGGAGCtccagcagcagcaacagcaggtGGTTCAGCTGGAGGGTCTAGAAAATGCCACTGCCAGAAACTTGCTGGGCAAACTCATCAACATCCTATTGGCACTTATGGCAGTTGTACTTGTCTTTGTGTCTACTGTGGCCAACTGCGTGGTGCCCTTGCTGAAGACGCGTGGCCGGACGATTGGAACTCTGCTCCTGGTTCTGGTGGCTGCTATTCTCTGGAAACACTGGGATTCTTTCTCTGTGCACCTGGAACAACTACTGTCCCCTCCAAGATAA
- the tmcc1 gene encoding transmembrane and coiled-coil domains protein 1 isoform X5, which translates to MQELDRLEGGNLSQASSMVSSGADGMLSTDAVDGTPDPQRTKAAILQLQQKILKLTEQIKIEQTARDDNVAEYLKLANNADRQQGARIKQVFEKKNQKSSQNILQLQKKLEHYRRKLREVEQNGIARQPKDVFRDMHQGLKDVGARVTGFSEGVVDSVRGGLSSISQATHSAAGAVVSKPREIASLLRNRFGSSDNIASLDDPSILSTLQGDDLAPGKGLGNMLQASPKYGSEEDCSSATSGSFGANSTSGGQGGGGGGAGSSRTNTLDTQALTGFDVVLHEIQEIREAQGQLEESLEGLKSQYQRDYSYILQSLQEERFRCERLEEQLNDLTELHQNEILNLKQELASMEEKIAYQSYERARDIQEALEACQTRISKMELQQQQQQVVQLEGLENATARNLLGKLINILLALMAVVLVFVSTVANCVVPLLKTRGRTIGTLLLVLVAAILWKHWDSFSVHLEQLLSPPR; encoded by the exons ATGCAGGAG cTCGACCGGCTGGAAGGGGGCAACCTCTCCCAGGCGTCCAGCATGGTGTCCTCGGGCGCAGACGGGATGCTCAGCACTGACGCAGTTGACGGAACCCCAGATCCGCAGCGAACCAAAGCAGCCATCTTGCAGCTGCAGCAGAAGATCCTCAAACTGACGGAGCAAATCAAAATTGAGCAGACGGCGAGAGATGACAACGTAGCCGAGTACCTAAAGCTGGCCAACAATGCTGACCGGCAGCAGGGCGCCCGCATCAAGCAG GTGTTTGAGAAGAAGAACCAGAAGTCGTCGCAGAACATTCTGCAGCTGCAGAAGAAGCTGGAGCACTATCGGCGCAAGCTGCGCGAGGTGGAGCAGAATGGCATTGCGCGGCAGCCCAAGGATGTGTTCCGGGACATGCACCAGGGGCTAAAGGATGTGGGGGCGCGAGTGACAGGATTCAGCGAGGGGGTGGTGGACAGTGTCAGGGGAGGGTTGTCCAGCATCTCACAGGCCACTCATTCTGCTGCTGGCGCCGTGGTGTCCAAGCCCAGAGAAATAGCCTCTCTACTGCGCAACCGATTCGGCAGCAGTGACAACATTGCCTCCCTGGATGATCCTTCCATTCTTTCCACCCTACAGGGGGATGACTTGGCTCCTGGGAAGGGTTTGGGGAATATGCTTCAGGCCAGTCCCAAATATGGAAGTGAGGAGGACTGTTCCAGCGCAACATCAggatcttttggagcaaacagcACTAGTGGGGGGCAAGGTGGGGGCGGCGGCGGAGCAGGCAGCTCCCGGACAAACACCTTGGATACACAGGCACTGACAGGCTTCGATGTTGTGTTGCACGAAATCCAGGAAATTCGGGAAGCCCAGGGCCAGTTGGAAGAGTCTTTGGAAGGGCTGAAGAGCCAGTACCAGAGAGATTATTCCTACATCTTACAGTCCCTACAGGAGGAGAGGTTCAG GTGTGAGCGACTAGAAGAACAGCTGAATGATCTGACAGAGCTGCACCAGAACGAGATCCTCAATCTGAAGCAGGAGCTTGCCAGCATGGAGGAGAAGATTGCCTATCAGTCGTACGAGAGAGCAAGAGATATTCAG GAAGCACTGGAGGCCTGCCAGACGCGAATCTCCAAGATGGAGCtccagcagcagcaacagcaggtGGTTCAGCTGGAGGGTCTAGAAAATGCCACTGCCAGAAACTTGCTGGGCAAACTCATCAACATCCTATTGGCACTTATGGCAGTTGTACTTGTCTTTGTGTCTACTGTGGCCAACTGCGTGGTGCCCTTGCTGAAGACGCGTGGCCGGACGATTGGAACTCTGCTCCTGGTTCTGGTGGCTGCTATTCTCTGGAAACACTGGGATTCTTTCTCTGTGCACCTGGAACAACTACTGTCCCCTCCAAGATAA
- the tmcc1 gene encoding transmembrane and coiled-coil domains protein 1 isoform X4, with the protein MVQRFSLRRQLSKLDRLEGGNLSQASSMVSSGADGMLSTDAVDGTPDPQRTKAAILQLQQKILKLTEQIKIEQTARDDNVAEYLKLANNADRQQGARIKQVFEKKNQKSSQNILQLQKKLEHYRRKLREVEQNGIARQPKDVFRDMHQGLKDVGARVTGFSEGVVDSVRGGLSSISQATHSAAGAVVSKPREIASLLRNRFGSSDNIASLDDPSILSTLQGDDLAPGKGLGNMLQASPKYGSEEDCSSATSGSFGANSTSGGQGGGGGGAGSSRTNTLDTQALTGFDVVLHEIQEIREAQGQLEESLEGLKSQYQRDYSYILQSLQEERFRCERLEEQLNDLTELHQNEILNLKQELASMEEKIAYQSYERARDIQEALEACQTRISKMELQQQQQQVVQLEGLENATARNLLGKLINILLALMAVVLVFVSTVANCVVPLLKTRGRTIGTLLLVLVAAILWKHWDSFSVHLEQLLSPPR; encoded by the exons cTCGACCGGCTGGAAGGGGGCAACCTCTCCCAGGCGTCCAGCATGGTGTCCTCGGGCGCAGACGGGATGCTCAGCACTGACGCAGTTGACGGAACCCCAGATCCGCAGCGAACCAAAGCAGCCATCTTGCAGCTGCAGCAGAAGATCCTCAAACTGACGGAGCAAATCAAAATTGAGCAGACGGCGAGAGATGACAACGTAGCCGAGTACCTAAAGCTGGCCAACAATGCTGACCGGCAGCAGGGCGCCCGCATCAAGCAG GTGTTTGAGAAGAAGAACCAGAAGTCGTCGCAGAACATTCTGCAGCTGCAGAAGAAGCTGGAGCACTATCGGCGCAAGCTGCGCGAGGTGGAGCAGAATGGCATTGCGCGGCAGCCCAAGGATGTGTTCCGGGACATGCACCAGGGGCTAAAGGATGTGGGGGCGCGAGTGACAGGATTCAGCGAGGGGGTGGTGGACAGTGTCAGGGGAGGGTTGTCCAGCATCTCACAGGCCACTCATTCTGCTGCTGGCGCCGTGGTGTCCAAGCCCAGAGAAATAGCCTCTCTACTGCGCAACCGATTCGGCAGCAGTGACAACATTGCCTCCCTGGATGATCCTTCCATTCTTTCCACCCTACAGGGGGATGACTTGGCTCCTGGGAAGGGTTTGGGGAATATGCTTCAGGCCAGTCCCAAATATGGAAGTGAGGAGGACTGTTCCAGCGCAACATCAggatcttttggagcaaacagcACTAGTGGGGGGCAAGGTGGGGGCGGCGGCGGAGCAGGCAGCTCCCGGACAAACACCTTGGATACACAGGCACTGACAGGCTTCGATGTTGTGTTGCACGAAATCCAGGAAATTCGGGAAGCCCAGGGCCAGTTGGAAGAGTCTTTGGAAGGGCTGAAGAGCCAGTACCAGAGAGATTATTCCTACATCTTACAGTCCCTACAGGAGGAGAGGTTCAG GTGTGAGCGACTAGAAGAACAGCTGAATGATCTGACAGAGCTGCACCAGAACGAGATCCTCAATCTGAAGCAGGAGCTTGCCAGCATGGAGGAGAAGATTGCCTATCAGTCGTACGAGAGAGCAAGAGATATTCAG GAAGCACTGGAGGCCTGCCAGACGCGAATCTCCAAGATGGAGCtccagcagcagcaacagcaggtGGTTCAGCTGGAGGGTCTAGAAAATGCCACTGCCAGAAACTTGCTGGGCAAACTCATCAACATCCTATTGGCACTTATGGCAGTTGTACTTGTCTTTGTGTCTACTGTGGCCAACTGCGTGGTGCCCTTGCTGAAGACGCGTGGCCGGACGATTGGAACTCTGCTCCTGGTTCTGGTGGCTGCTATTCTCTGGAAACACTGGGATTCTTTCTCTGTGCACCTGGAACAACTACTGTCCCCTCCAAGATAA